The genomic window ACGGTCCTCCGACAGCTCCTCGACCTTGCCCTCGCCCCACTCGACCACCACCACGGACTGCGGCAGCGAGACGTCCAGGTCCAGGTCCTCCATCTCGTCCAGCCCGCCGCCCAGCCGGTACGCGTCCACGTGCACCAGCGCGGGACCGCCGACCAGCGACGGATGCACCCGGGCGATCACGAAGGTCGGCGAGGTCACCGCCCCGCGCACGCCGAGCCCCTCCCCCAGGCCCCGGGTCAGCGTGGTCTTGCCTGCCCCCAGCTCACCGGAGAGCAGCACCAGGTCCCCGGGCCGCAGCACCCCGGCCAGCCGGCGGCCGAGCCCGGTCATCAGCTCGGGCGTGGGGACGGTGAGTGTGGTGTGGGCGCCCATGGCTCCTCTTGTCTGCTGGACGGGTCGGTCGACTCAGAGCCAACGGTGCCATATCGGGCGCGGCCCACGCGGCGGGGCGGTCGTTTCGTCCGGCTGTGGGCAGCGATGGGCCTTCTGTACACGGTGCAGCGGGAAACCCCGTTGCCAGGGGTGGTTCGCGGGCCGCTATCGTCCGTGCAGCTCTCGCGAAGATCGCAACTCTTCGCCCACCAGACTCTTCACCAACAGGGGACCCTTATGAAGACGCGTTTGGCGGCCGTCGCCACCGCGCTCGGCAGCGCCGTCGTACTCGCCGCGATCGCGGGCCCGAGTGCGTTCGCCGACACCGCCTCGCCCTTCCCCAGCCCCAGCCCCAGCGGCAGCACCTGGTCCTCGCCGGTGCCCTCACCGAGCGGCAGCACCTGGTCCTCCCCGGTGCCCTCGCCCAGCGGCAGCACCTGGTCCTCCCCGGTGCCCTCACCCAGCGGCAGCACCTCCTCCTCCCCCCTCGCCTCGCCCAGTGCCTCCGCGGTGACGGGCAGCCCGAGCGGGTCGCCCAGCTCGATCACCCAGCTGCCGCCGGCCGCGCAGGCCGACAACCCCTCGGTCGGCTTCGAGTCGATGCCGACCCACCCGATCGTGGTGGGCGGCGCGCCGGCCGAGTTC from Kitasatospora sp. NBC_01250 includes these protein-coding regions:
- the tsaE gene encoding tRNA (adenosine(37)-N6)-threonylcarbamoyltransferase complex ATPase subunit type 1 TsaE — translated: MGAHTTLTVPTPELMTGLGRRLAGVLRPGDLVLLSGELGAGKTTLTRGLGEGLGVRGAVTSPTFVIARVHPSLVGGPALVHVDAYRLGGGLDEMEDLDLDVSLPQSVVVVEWGEGKVEELSEDRLEVRIERALGGAAAAVDEAAVEESVDPRRVILRGLGERWTGVDLAALEVDGADV